In Procambarus clarkii isolate CNS0578487 chromosome 25, FALCON_Pclarkii_2.0, whole genome shotgun sequence, the following proteins share a genomic window:
- the LOC138368418 gene encoding uncharacterized protein, with protein MQQFQPCTMQQFQPCTMQQFQPCTMQQFQPCTMQQFQPCTMQQFQPCIMQQLQPCTMQQFQPCIMQQFQPYTMQHETAPTMQQLQPCTMQQLQPCTMQQLQPCTMQQLQPCTMQQFQPCTMQQLQPCTMQQFQPCTMQQLQPCTMQQFQPCTMQQLQPCTMQQFQPCTMQQL; from the coding sequence ATGCAACAGTTTCAGCCGTGCACCATGCAACAGTTTCAGCCGTGTACCATGCAACAGTTTCAGCCGTGCACCATGCAACAGTTCCAGCCGTGCACCATGCAACAGTTCCAACCGTGCACTATGCAACAGTTTCAGCCGTGCATCATGCAACAGTTACAACCGTGCACCATGCAACAGTTCCAGCCGTGCATCATGCAACAGTTCCAACCGTACACCATGCAACATGAAACGGCTCCAACCATGCAACAACTCCAGCCATGCACCATGCAACAGCTCCAGCCATGCACCATGCAACAGCTCCAGCCATGCACCATGCAACAGCTCCAGCCATGCACCATGCAACAGTTCCAGCCATGCACCATGCAACAGCTCCAGCCATGCACCATGCAACAGTTCCAGCCATGCACCATGCAACAGCTCCAGCCATGCACCATGCAACAGTTCCAGCCATGCACCATGCAACAGCTCCAGCCATGCACCATGCAACAGTTCCAGCCATGCACCATGCAACAGCTCTAG